One Mailhella massiliensis DNA segment encodes these proteins:
- the rsmI gene encoding 16S rRNA (cytidine(1402)-2'-O)-methyltransferase: MSSNTQIREPGTLWVVGTPLGNPGDLSPRARACLEEADIVLAEDTKREGLACARWGVTVRRFVSYHDHNEKEKAASVLELLREGKNIALISDAGMPVMADPGYVVIRACREAGLPVSVIPGPCAPVTALAGSGIPPQPFVFFGFLPRKRSDQEAALAPYATLPVTLVFFERKDRLPETLENALALLGPREVCVARELTKTHEEYLRFRLDAVPDLSGILGEVTVVLGPPEGHARSSREEVLALIEEERPLGGAPRAVARRVQSRARGWTTGEIYALISGMKG; encoded by the coding sequence ATGTCATCGAATACGCAGATCAGGGAGCCCGGCACGCTCTGGGTGGTGGGGACTCCTCTTGGCAACCCTGGTGATCTTTCCCCCCGCGCCCGCGCCTGCCTGGAAGAGGCGGACATCGTGCTGGCCGAAGACACCAAGCGCGAAGGCCTCGCCTGCGCCCGCTGGGGCGTGACGGTGCGCCGATTCGTCAGCTATCACGACCACAACGAAAAGGAAAAGGCCGCCTCCGTGCTGGAACTGCTGCGCGAAGGCAAAAACATCGCCCTTATTTCCGATGCGGGCATGCCCGTCATGGCCGACCCCGGCTATGTGGTCATCCGAGCCTGCAGGGAAGCCGGACTGCCCGTTTCCGTCATTCCCGGCCCGTGCGCGCCCGTTACGGCGCTCGCCGGTTCCGGCATTCCGCCCCAGCCCTTCGTCTTCTTCGGTTTTCTGCCGCGCAAGCGCTCCGATCAGGAGGCGGCTCTCGCCCCTTACGCGACGCTTCCCGTCACGCTGGTTTTTTTTGAACGCAAGGACAGACTGCCGGAAACGCTGGAAAACGCACTCGCCCTGCTCGGCCCGCGTGAAGTATGCGTCGCACGGGAACTGACCAAGACGCATGAGGAATATCTGCGCTTCCGCCTTGATGCCGTGCCCGACCTTTCCGGCATACTCGGCGAAGTGACGGTGGTGCTCGGCCCGCCCGAAGGACATGCCAGAAGCAGCAGGGAAGAAGTGCTCGCCCTCATTGAGGAAGAACGCCCCTTGGGCGGCGCTCCCCGTGCCGTGGCACGGCGCGTGCAGTCCCGCGCACGCGGCTGGACCACGGGCGAGATCTACGCGCTCATTTCGGGCATGAAGGGCTGA
- the smpB gene encoding SsrA-binding protein SmpB gives MADTPRIDNRKARQYYEFLEFFEAGIVLTGPEVKSLRAGQVSFGDSFVECREGEAFVVGMRIAPYDRGGYVLQEPDRDKKLLLHHREIHMLATRIEQKGLTVVPVKIYFKHGKVKLEIALARGRKLHDQREELKRRAESRDMERELARR, from the coding sequence ATGGCCGACACACCCCGCATAGACAACCGCAAGGCCCGCCAGTATTACGAATTTCTTGAATTTTTCGAAGCGGGCATCGTCCTTACCGGGCCGGAAGTGAAAAGCCTCCGGGCCGGACAGGTCAGTTTCGGAGACAGCTTCGTGGAATGCCGCGAAGGCGAGGCCTTCGTGGTCGGTATGCGCATAGCGCCGTACGACCGCGGCGGCTATGTGCTGCAGGAACCCGACCGTGACAAGAAGCTCCTGCTCCATCACCGCGAGATACACATGCTTGCCACGCGCATCGAGCAGAAGGGTCTTACCGTGGTACCTGTGAAAATTTACTTCAAGCACGGCAAGGTCAAGCTGGAAATAGCCCTCGCCCGGGGCCGCAAGCTGCACGATCAGCGTGAAGAGCTCAAGCGACGCGCCGAATCCCGCGACATGGAGCGGGAACTCGCGCGCAGATAA
- a CDS encoding ribonuclease HII encodes MLFSAPDMQEPLTAGTDEAGRGCLAGPVVAGAVIFADGFDLMGLDDSKALKAQERERLAVEIRSLAVGWGIGLAWMNEISRINILQASLMAMTRAVAAMRVRMKVKEKAVPARLLIDGTQIIPPLYFRSFGIPLPEQEAVVDGDALIPSISAASILAKTFRDDLMTRLDARWPEYGFARHKGYGTKEHREALKKYGPCPLHRLDFRSVLPKKEQEQGWLC; translated from the coding sequence ATGCTGTTCAGCGCCCCGGATATGCAGGAACCGCTTACCGCCGGAACCGACGAAGCCGGCAGAGGCTGCCTTGCCGGCCCCGTCGTGGCCGGAGCCGTCATTTTTGCCGACGGGTTCGACCTCATGGGGCTGGACGATTCCAAGGCGCTCAAGGCGCAGGAAAGGGAAAGGCTGGCCGTGGAAATACGGAGCCTTGCCGTGGGCTGGGGCATAGGGCTCGCGTGGATGAACGAAATTTCGCGCATCAACATTCTTCAGGCCTCGCTCATGGCCATGACGCGCGCCGTAGCCGCCATGCGCGTGCGCATGAAGGTGAAGGAAAAAGCCGTGCCCGCGCGTCTTCTCATCGACGGCACGCAGATCATTCCTCCGCTCTATTTCCGTTCCTTCGGCATCCCGCTGCCCGAACAGGAAGCCGTGGTGGACGGCGACGCCCTCATTCCTTCCATTTCCGCGGCGTCCATTCTGGCCAAAACCTTCCGCGACGATCTCATGACCAGGCTCGACGCACGCTGGCCCGAATACGGCTTTGCCCGGCACAAGGGCTACGGCACCAAGGAACACCGGGAAGCCCTGAAAAAATACGGCCCCTGTCCGCTGCACAGGCTGGATTTCCGCAGCGTGCTGCCGAAAAAGGAACAGGAGCAGGGCTGGCTTTGCTGA
- a CDS encoding YraN family protein translates to MSAPFSRQKAGKEAARTGTEGEEAACAMLCRMGWRILARNWKSGHLELDIVAQERDTLVFVEVKTRSQGGMQRPFEALTAAKKNTLRRASRAWLAEHGAWGRPCRIDLVCVTAAQGTYQTELIRNVIEYADQGARHALGGGDSSWQPW, encoded by the coding sequence CTGAGCGCGCCCTTTTCCCGGCAGAAGGCAGGCAAAGAGGCGGCACGCACGGGCACGGAAGGAGAAGAGGCCGCCTGCGCCATGCTCTGCCGCATGGGCTGGCGCATCCTTGCCCGCAACTGGAAGAGCGGCCACCTGGAACTTGACATCGTGGCGCAGGAGCGTGACACCCTTGTGTTCGTGGAAGTGAAGACGCGCTCGCAGGGCGGCATGCAAAGGCCCTTCGAGGCGCTAACCGCGGCCAAGAAAAACACGCTGCGCCGCGCCTCTCGGGCATGGCTTGCCGAACACGGGGCCTGGGGCCGCCCCTGCCGCATCGACCTTGTCTGCGTGACGGCCGCGCAGGGAACCTACCAAACGGAGCTCATACGAAATGTCATCGAATACGCAGATCAGGGAGCCCGGCACGCTCTGGGTGGTGGGGACTCCTCTTGGCAACCCTGGTGA
- the trmD gene encoding tRNA (guanosine(37)-N1)-methyltransferase TrmD, with the protein MRYHLVTLFPEWFDSPLSSGLMEKAREAGIVEFTFSNPRDKSTDRHHSVDDRPYGGGPGMVLMLDPLVRTLRELPPCNGRKGRLIALTPAGRPFTQALARELAKEEELTLVCGRYEGFDARLFDLLPVEPVCVGEAVLNGGEAAALAVIEATARLQPGFMGKDESGDEESFSNGLLEYPQYTRPENFEGLEVPAVLQGGNHAHIAAWRREQSVLATAKHRPDLLDHAVLTHHDREILRAAPRFRPAKNLSVALLHHPVRLKDRKTGTTSLTNLDIHDIARISRTYGISGFFVVTPLKDQLRLLATLLSHWTEGPGLSFNADRAEALRLVRPEESLESAIATLTTDRGLPPFVVGTSAQPLLDKKHRERRPASTFDEVRDRLADRPVLLLLGTGHGIAPEVLEQCDAVLPPLRWMDEYNHLPVRAAAAILLDRLLGDRG; encoded by the coding sequence ATGCGTTACCATCTGGTCACCCTGTTTCCCGAGTGGTTCGACTCGCCCCTTTCCAGCGGTCTCATGGAAAAGGCGCGGGAAGCGGGCATTGTGGAGTTTACCTTCTCCAACCCGCGCGACAAGAGCACGGACCGCCATCATTCCGTAGACGACCGTCCCTACGGCGGCGGCCCGGGCATGGTGCTCATGCTTGATCCTCTGGTGCGCACCCTGCGCGAACTTCCGCCCTGCAACGGCAGAAAGGGGCGGCTCATCGCGCTCACGCCTGCGGGGCGGCCCTTCACGCAGGCTCTCGCCCGGGAACTTGCGAAGGAAGAGGAACTCACCCTGGTATGCGGCCGCTACGAGGGCTTCGACGCGCGCCTTTTCGACCTTCTGCCCGTGGAACCCGTATGCGTGGGCGAAGCGGTTCTCAACGGCGGCGAAGCGGCGGCCCTTGCCGTCATCGAGGCCACGGCCCGTCTGCAGCCCGGCTTCATGGGCAAGGATGAATCAGGCGACGAGGAAAGTTTCAGCAACGGACTTCTGGAATACCCGCAGTACACCCGGCCGGAAAACTTCGAGGGACTCGAGGTTCCCGCCGTGCTGCAGGGGGGCAATCACGCCCACATCGCCGCATGGCGGAGGGAACAGTCGGTGCTGGCTACGGCAAAACACAGGCCCGATCTGCTCGACCACGCCGTGCTTACCCATCACGACAGGGAAATTCTTCGCGCCGCTCCCCGCTTCCGCCCTGCCAAAAACCTTTCCGTGGCCCTGCTGCATCATCCCGTGCGATTAAAAGATCGGAAAACGGGCACAACCTCTTTGACAAACCTCGATATTCACGATATAGCACGAATTTCCCGCACCTATGGGATCAGTGGATTCTTCGTGGTCACGCCGCTGAAGGATCAGCTCAGACTCTTGGCAACACTGCTCTCTCATTGGACGGAAGGACCCGGCCTGTCGTTCAACGCCGACAGAGCCGAAGCCCTTCGACTGGTCAGGCCTGAGGAATCTCTGGAAAGCGCGATTGCGACGTTGACAACCGATCGCGGCCTGCCGCCCTTCGTGGTCGGCACCAGTGCCCAGCCTCTCCTAGATAAAAAACACCGGGAACGCCGGCCCGCCTCCACCTTCGACGAGGTGCGAGACAGGCTCGCGGACAGGCCCGTGCTCCTTCTGCTGGGAACCGGGCATGGCATTGCGCCTGAGGTGTTGGAGCAATGCGACGCCGTCCTGCCGCCACTGCGCTGGATGGACGAATACAATCATCTTCCCGTTCGCGCCGCCGCCGCCATTCTTCTGGACAGGCTGCTCGGCGACCGGGGATAA
- the rplS gene encoding 50S ribosomal protein L19 has product MDIIKKIEREHMRMDIPSFKPGDTIKVYLRIVEGEKERIQMFQGNVIRIQRGTTGSTFTVRKISDGVGVERILPMHSPFIDRIEVVTEGRVRRSRLYYLRDLRGKAARIKPRNRY; this is encoded by the coding sequence ATGGATATCATCAAGAAGATTGAACGCGAACACATGCGTATGGACATCCCGTCCTTCAAGCCCGGCGACACCATCAAGGTGTATCTGCGTATCGTCGAAGGCGAAAAGGAACGTATCCAGATGTTCCAGGGCAACGTGATCCGCATTCAGCGCGGCACCACCGGCTCCACCTTCACCGTCCGCAAGATTTCCGACGGCGTGGGCGTGGAACGCATCCTGCCCATGCACTCCCCCTTCATCGACCGCATCGAAGTGGTGACCGAAGGCCGCGTGCGTCGTTCCCGCCTGTACTACCTGCGCGATCTGCGCGGTAAGGCTGCCCGCATCAAGCCCCGCAACCGCTACTAG